A window of Blautia argi genomic DNA:
GAAAAAACACTAAAAGCAATTAAAACGGCGTTAATTAATACAAATGAATTTCCATATTAAAAAGGAGTATCTGGAAAATGAAATATTATTTATATACACATATAGGAAGTGGCAATAGAGGATGTGAAGCTACTGCGAAATCTTTATATCAAATATTAAACACTTCAAAAGAAGATTATTATATTTTTTCTGAAAATTATGATGAGGAGCAAGTTTGTAAAACGGAACAGTATGCATCAGTCTTTTATACGCCTAATATATCTGGAATAAAACCTATAGGATCCCTTTTTCCTAGGATTTTAACAAAATTTAAAATAGATAAATTAGGAAGTGTAAAATATAGGTATAAAAAATTATTGAGAGAAGTGGATAAGAATAGTATTGGGCTTTCAACGGGAGGAGATGTATTTTGCTATGAACAAGAACTTGCAAAAAAAATAGAGTATTTAACAGATGAAATGAGAAAAAAAGGGACGAAATGTTTTCTTATGGCGTGTTCTATTGATAAAGCACATTTGACTGAAGATACAATTAATATTTTACGAAAGTTTAACTATATTTTTCCGAGAGAAAGTTACACTGAAAGATATTTGATAGAGAAAGGTTTTACAAATATTAAACGTTTTCCAGACCCAGCTTTTGCATTACCTATTGAATATGTAAAAGAGTTAGAGCTTTCACAGGAAAAAGAATATATTGGAATTAATTATAGTAGTTATACAAACCAAGGCTTAGAGGTGAATGATAATTTCAGAACCATAGTTAGATTTATTAGAAATATAATGGATAGTACAGAAATGGACGTTGTATTAATACCACATGTATATTGGAATGAAGAAAATGATGTACAACTATTAAAAAAGATAAAACAAGAATTTTTTGATGAAAATAGAGTCATTGTAATAGAAAAAAAATACAATAGTTCACAACTGAAATTTTTGATTTCTCAATGTAGATTTTTTATTGGTTCAAGAACACATTCCGTAATAGCAGCATATTCTTCTGGTGTTCCAACACTGGCACTAGGCTATTCTATTAAATCGAAAGGAATTGCTCAAGATATTTTTGGTGAATATGAAACATATGTATTTGATTCTAAAAAGTTGTCTTGCTATGAGAATTTTTATGATAAATTTAAAGGGGTAGTTAAAAATGAAGAAACTATTAGAGGAATATTGCAGAAGAAAAATGAGAAATTTATAACTCAACTTAAAGAACAGTTAGAGTTTTTAAAGAAAATATAAAGGGGAAAAGGTTGAAAACGAAAAGTAGAGGATATCCATTCTCTTAATTACATCACAAACAAGCCATCTTTCGGTGACTACTTTAAAAATTGAATATTAAGTATGTTAAGGTTGGGCAGTTATTGACTTGAGCTTGTAACCTTGATTC
This region includes:
- a CDS encoding polysaccharide pyruvyl transferase family protein, with protein sequence MKYYLYTHIGSGNRGCEATAKSLYQILNTSKEDYYIFSENYDEEQVCKTEQYASVFYTPNISGIKPIGSLFPRILTKFKIDKLGSVKYRYKKLLREVDKNSIGLSTGGDVFCYEQELAKKIEYLTDEMRKKGTKCFLMACSIDKAHLTEDTINILRKFNYIFPRESYTERYLIEKGFTNIKRFPDPAFALPIEYVKELELSQEKEYIGINYSSYTNQGLEVNDNFRTIVRFIRNIMDSTEMDVVLIPHVYWNEENDVQLLKKIKQEFFDENRVIVIEKKYNSSQLKFLISQCRFFIGSRTHSVIAAYSSGVPTLALGYSIKSKGIAQDIFGEYETYVFDSKKLSCYENFYDKFKGVVKNEETIRGILQKKNEKFITQLKEQLEFLKKI